The following are encoded together in the Myxococcales bacterium genome:
- a CDS encoding MMPL family transporter codes for MQRLADFILRQRAAVLAAIVALTLLLGYQAAKLRRDNDIFHFLPAGDPDVRFFMETGERFGSNFTNMVALETADLFTAENLKTLRELTAAIERVEGVTQSLSLTNVLDTRRNGDSVEIAQLIPPEALPTQPNELTLLRQAALHNPNLAGSLVSEDGRTALIAVSLAADADREAAARQVKAVARQTAPKAKLYFGGYAMVMDSMQEMINADMTRLIPITVAVVILVLFLGFGSARGVLLPLAVVALANGWTLGLMSLAGIPLTLLTSLAPVVIVATGASAGIYVLGRYYEGSVDATDQRAVVAAALGKVNGPILLSGLAAALGFLALLIAPMTLFKQFGVAAALGSLVSALLSVTFLPALLSYLPLRPARPFLRRRPFAAPENGLLGRLGRLASERSLAVLLVALALVLTAGALLARIPLYADLMTYFPPASETRVSEALLRDKFGGSQFFFVNFQAKDVRDPVVLDQMDRLMKRLRSVPGVNYPQSIVDVVALLNRLMHGEPGVPDSREKIDNLWFFLQGQKMIAPFIDKDTQNAVVQARLGASDPRVLASSLTTIQDLLDREFPREGFAVPWTGLTGEQRDALRQYQAKHLAEKIRLDLRPVLPDLPAELPAVERLLVEAMSTSTALESGLRQPFRKIAAHYLSGADCDIPLPENFDAEPLAEALSLAETFTAPGFAVVLQAKLPPAVLQEDPDSVSFAADALANLAAGAANEQRYQRVQSKLLGWLADDYRFKLDQPGRERLAADLRADLWGVNAQHVFADRENYRRILGREPADGEAVRWEIKLTGWPVVSGKFDARLLPVQLEMLALVLAVLWILLALYLRSPLGGLLAVSPAALTVLIHFGVMGALGFPLDNSAVMISGIALGISVGYAIVFTARLREEAAAGASPAGATVRALTTTGRAISMSALSVALGFLVLVFSEMTPQKRFGLLIALALVVAAAATFTVYPAALGRLRPRWLRDAARGSKS; via the coding sequence ATGCAACGGCTAGCGGATTTCATTCTTCGGCAACGCGCCGCGGTTCTGGCGGCGATCGTCGCGCTCACCCTCCTACTGGGCTACCAGGCGGCCAAGTTGCGCCGCGACAACGATATTTTTCACTTTTTACCGGCCGGCGACCCCGACGTCCGCTTCTTCATGGAAACGGGCGAGCGCTTCGGCAGCAATTTCACCAATATGGTCGCCCTGGAAACGGCCGACCTGTTCACCGCTGAAAACCTGAAAACCCTGCGCGAACTGACCGCCGCGATCGAACGCGTCGAGGGCGTGACGCAATCGCTCAGCCTGACCAACGTCCTGGACACCCGGCGCAATGGCGATTCCGTGGAAATCGCGCAGCTCATCCCGCCCGAAGCCTTGCCGACGCAGCCCAACGAATTGACGCTATTGCGCCAGGCGGCGCTGCACAATCCGAACCTGGCCGGCAGTCTGGTTTCGGAAGACGGCCGCACGGCGCTGATCGCGGTCAGCCTGGCAGCCGACGCCGACCGCGAGGCGGCAGCGCGGCAGGTCAAGGCGGTCGCCCGCCAGACCGCGCCCAAGGCCAAATTGTATTTCGGCGGTTACGCCATGGTCATGGATTCCATGCAGGAGATGATCAACGCCGACATGACCCGCCTGATCCCCATCACCGTGGCGGTCGTGATTCTCGTGCTTTTCCTGGGCTTCGGCAGCGCGCGGGGCGTGCTGTTGCCGCTGGCGGTCGTGGCCCTGGCGAACGGATGGACGCTGGGCTTGATGAGCCTGGCGGGCATTCCGCTGACCCTGCTGACCTCGCTGGCGCCGGTGGTGATCGTCGCCACGGGCGCGTCGGCCGGCATCTACGTGCTCGGACGCTATTATGAAGGATCGGTGGACGCGACCGACCAGCGGGCCGTCGTCGCGGCGGCGCTGGGCAAGGTGAACGGACCGATTCTCCTGTCCGGACTGGCCGCAGCGCTGGGCTTCCTGGCCCTGCTGATCGCGCCGATGACCCTGTTCAAGCAGTTCGGCGTCGCGGCGGCCCTGGGCTCGCTGGTGTCGGCGCTGTTGTCGGTCACCTTCCTGCCCGCGCTGCTTTCCTATCTGCCGCTCCGGCCGGCGCGGCCGTTTCTGCGCCGCCGCCCGTTCGCCGCGCCCGAAAACGGCCTGCTCGGCCGCCTGGGCCGCCTGGCCTCCGAACGGTCCCTGGCCGTGTTGCTCGTCGCCCTGGCGCTCGTGCTGACAGCGGGCGCGCTGCTGGCGCGGATTCCGCTTTACGCCGACCTGATGACGTACTTTCCGCCCGCCAGCGAGACCCGCGTTTCCGAGGCGCTATTGCGCGACAAGTTCGGCGGCTCGCAGTTTTTCTTCGTCAATTTCCAGGCCAAGGACGTGCGCGATCCGGTTGTGCTCGACCAGATGGATCGCCTGATGAAGCGGCTGCGTTCGGTGCCCGGCGTCAACTACCCGCAGTCGATCGTCGACGTCGTCGCGCTGCTCAACCGGCTGATGCACGGCGAGCCCGGCGTGCCCGATTCGCGCGAGAAGATCGACAACCTCTGGTTCTTCCTGCAAGGCCAGAAAATGATCGCCCCCTTCATCGACAAGGACACGCAAAACGCCGTCGTCCAGGCGCGCCTGGGCGCCAGCGATCCCCGTGTCCTCGCGTCGAGCCTGACAACCATTCAAGACCTGCTCGACCGCGAATTCCCGCGTGAGGGTTTCGCCGTCCCCTGGACCGGCCTGACCGGCGAGCAGCGGGACGCGCTGCGCCAATACCAGGCCAAACACCTGGCCGAAAAAATCCGCCTCGATCTGCGGCCGGTTTTGCCGGACCTGCCGGCCGAATTGCCGGCCGTGGAGCGTTTGTTGGTCGAGGCCATGTCGACGTCGACCGCGCTGGAAAGCGGCCTGCGGCAACCATTCCGGAAAATCGCCGCGCATTACCTGAGCGGTGCCGATTGCGACATCCCGCTGCCGGAAAATTTCGACGCCGAGCCACTGGCCGAGGCGCTGTCCCTGGCCGAAACGTTCACCGCCCCCGGTTTCGCCGTCGTGCTGCAAGCCAAGCTGCCGCCGGCGGTGCTGCAGGAGGATCCGGACAGCGTTTCGTTCGCGGCGGACGCCCTGGCGAACCTGGCGGCGGGCGCCGCGAACGAACAGCGGTATCAACGAGTCCAATCAAAATTACTCGGTTGGCTGGCCGACGATTACCGTTTCAAGCTCGACCAACCCGGCCGGGAACGCCTGGCCGCCGATTTGCGCGCCGACCTGTGGGGCGTCAACGCCCAGCACGTCTTCGCCGATCGCGAAAACTACCGCCGGATCCTCGGCCGCGAACCGGCGGACGGCGAGGCGGTGCGCTGGGAAATCAAGCTGACCGGCTGGCCGGTCGTTTCCGGCAAGTTCGACGCCCGGCTGCTGCCGGTGCAGCTCGAAATGCTGGCCCTGGTGCTCGCCGTCCTGTGGATCCTCCTGGCGCTCTACCTCCGCTCGCCCCTCGGCGGCCTGCTGGCCGTGTCGCCGGCGGCGTTGACGGTGCTGATCCACTTCGGGGTGATGGGCGCGCTCGGGTTTCCGCTCGACAACAGCGCGGTGATGATTTCGGGCATCGCCCTGGGGATCAGCGTCGGCTACGCGATCGTCTTCACCGCCCGGCTGCGGGAAGAGGCGGCGGCGGGCGCGTCGCCGGCCGGCGCGACGGTGCGCGCCTTGACGACCACCGGACGGGCCATTAGCATGAGCGCGCTTTCCGTCGCACTGGGGTTCCTGGTGCTGGTTTTTTCAGAAATGACTCCCCAAAAACGGTTTGGGTTGTTGATTGCGTTAGCCCTGGTCGTCGCCGCGGCGGCGACGTTTACGGTTTATCCGGCGGCGCTCGGGCGGCTTCGCCCCCGCTGGCTCCGCGACGCGGCGCGCGGCTCGAAAAGTTGA
- a CDS encoding outer membrane lipoprotein-sorting protein, whose protein sequence is MFNWKRLSLAVLLGVGCLLAATAHAQEMDGNAILRKADDVANAMKDLKFDMTMILVDKSGIEKKRVLRVWQKDKKRMTKFMEPATERGMAVLVIDDQTSFTYLPAYKKVRRIASHVRNQSLMGADFSQEDLSTTHLSNDYNADLLETTADNYLLKLTPKPDKMLSYSKLEITLQRNTLLITQLKYFDKISGKHVKTEDRENFTTIKGYTAPRHVKMTDLASGHYTTIDMTNVEYDTNISEDIFTTRYLRRPEK, encoded by the coding sequence ATGTTCAACTGGAAACGGTTGTCTTTGGCGGTTTTGTTGGGCGTCGGGTGCCTGCTGGCGGCGACCGCTCACGCCCAGGAGATGGACGGTAACGCGATCCTGCGCAAAGCCGACGACGTCGCCAACGCGATGAAAGATCTCAAATTCGACATGACCATGATTCTGGTCGACAAGAGCGGCATCGAGAAAAAACGGGTCCTGCGCGTCTGGCAGAAGGACAAGAAGCGGATGACCAAGTTCATGGAACCGGCCACCGAGCGCGGCATGGCGGTCTTGGTCATCGACGACCAGACCAGCTTCACCTACCTGCCCGCCTACAAAAAGGTCCGCCGTATCGCCTCGCACGTGCGCAACCAGTCGCTGATGGGCGCCGATTTCTCGCAGGAAGACCTGTCCACCACCCACCTCTCCAACGATTACAACGCCGACCTGCTGGAAACGACGGCCGATAATTACCTGCTGAAACTGACGCCCAAGCCGGACAAGATGCTCAGCTATTCCAAGCTGGAGATCACCCTCCAGCGCAACACGCTGCTCATCACCCAGCTCAAATATTTCGACAAGATCAGCGGCAAGCACGTCAAGACCGAGGACCGCGAGAACTTCACCACCATCAAGGGCTACACCGCGCCGCGCCACGTCAAAATGACCGACCTGGCTTCCGGCCATTACACGACCATCGACATGACCAACGTCGAATACGACACGAACATCAGCGAGGACATCTTCACCACGCGCTACCTGCGGCGCCCCGAGAAATAA
- a CDS encoding ATP-binding protein, whose protein sequence is MKSGNALFSILTPSIEAAIRDSNPWWNEGKWDPYNLPPMRRWIFSTAINRLRNGLTPAVVLRGPRQVGKTTLMNQMIHSLLESGVDPKSIIKVQFDELPGFRKTSEPILEIARWFRERILGENFNKAAHAGRIAYLFFDEVQNLADWAPQIKQLVDIHPVRVMLTGSSALRIEAGRDSLAGRISTLELGPLLLREIGELRQFGTVEPFLPLNGLQPLSKKEFWLDLRRHGEKNTAFRQQAFAAFSERGAYPIAQVRHALPWDEIAAHLVETVIRRAIAHDLRMGAKGQKRDENLLEEVFRLACRYIGQSPQLSLYLEEIRQALHANIGPQRIMAYLKFLDGALLIKLIQPLELRLKKRKGAAKICLCDPILRAAWLQERVPLSPSLLEQSPHLSDIAGRIAESVLGYNLASMAGLQISHFPERPTEPEIDFVITLGDQRIPIEVKYRRRIDFNDTIALRSFIEKAHYNAPFGLLITQNDLSASDDPRIVSLPLSSFLMMR, encoded by the coding sequence TTGAAAAGCGGGAATGCACTTTTTTCCATTTTGACGCCAAGCATCGAAGCGGCCATTAGAGACAGCAATCCCTGGTGGAACGAGGGGAAATGGGATCCTTACAATCTCCCGCCAATGCGCCGCTGGATATTTTCGACGGCCATCAATCGGCTACGGAACGGCTTAACCCCCGCCGTCGTTCTACGCGGACCCCGCCAAGTCGGTAAAACAACCCTGATGAATCAGATGATCCACTCGCTTTTGGAATCCGGGGTGGATCCAAAAAGCATTATCAAGGTTCAATTCGACGAATTGCCAGGATTTCGAAAGACCAGCGAACCGATCTTGGAAATCGCACGTTGGTTCCGGGAACGAATCCTCGGTGAAAATTTCAATAAAGCGGCCCATGCCGGCCGGATCGCCTATCTATTTTTCGATGAGGTGCAAAACCTCGCCGATTGGGCTCCCCAAATTAAACAGCTTGTGGATATTCACCCGGTGCGAGTGATGCTGACCGGAAGTTCGGCATTGCGCATCGAGGCGGGAAGAGACAGCCTCGCCGGTCGAATTTCCACTCTTGAACTTGGTCCTTTACTGCTCCGTGAAATCGGCGAATTGCGCCAATTCGGAACAGTCGAGCCTTTTCTGCCGTTGAACGGGTTACAACCGTTATCGAAAAAGGAATTTTGGTTGGACTTGCGCCGCCATGGCGAGAAAAACACGGCATTTCGCCAGCAAGCCTTCGCTGCTTTTTCCGAACGAGGCGCTTACCCGATCGCCCAAGTACGGCATGCCTTGCCTTGGGACGAGATCGCGGCTCACCTTGTCGAAACCGTTATTCGTCGGGCGATTGCACACGATCTGCGCATGGGAGCCAAGGGACAAAAAAGGGATGAAAATTTACTGGAAGAAGTCTTCCGCCTTGCCTGCCGTTATATTGGTCAATCGCCGCAATTATCGCTTTATCTTGAGGAAATCCGACAGGCTTTACATGCCAACATCGGTCCCCAACGAATCATGGCTTATTTGAAATTTCTGGATGGCGCTCTGTTAATAAAACTGATTCAACCGCTGGAGCTGCGGTTGAAAAAACGTAAAGGCGCGGCAAAAATCTGCCTTTGCGATCCGATTCTTCGCGCCGCATGGCTGCAAGAACGAGTTCCGCTTTCACCCTCGCTATTAGAACAATCACCGCATTTGTCCGACATTGCCGGACGAATCGCCGAAAGCGTTCTGGGCTACAATCTCGCCTCGATGGCTGGATTACAAATTTCACACTTCCCCGAACGACCAACAGAACCGGAAATTGATTTTGTCATCACCCTGGGCGATCAACGCATTCCGATCGAGGTTAAATATCGCCGTCGAATCGATTTTAACGATACGATCGCGTTGCGGTCATTTATCGAAAAGGCTCATTACAACGCACCGTTCGGTTTACTAATCACGCAAAACGATTTGTCGGCGTCAGATGATCCGCGAATCGTTTCACTCCCATTATCCTCCTTTCTCATGATGAGATAA